One Prosthecobacter sp. SYSU 5D2 genomic window, TGCATTGCCATGTGGCCGCCGCCGCTCACGCCGATGAGGTAAATGCGGCTGGCATCCACCTTGTGGGTCTTTTTCATGTGCTCCACTGCGTCCACAATGTCCTGCACCGCCAGGTCACTGCCCATGGCCGCAGGGGTCATGTTAGGCCCCCGAAAGTCCGGTGCGATGAAGTGCCAGCCCCGGTCCATGCACCATTGGGCGTAAACCGGCCCATTCGATACCTGTGAATAGCCTCCGCTCCAGGTGTGCAGAGCCACCAGCAGGGGCTGCGGGTCCTCTGTTTTTGGCGACCAAGTGAGCGCAGGCTGGTCCGTCTGGTCCGCCGTGCTGCGGATCTTTATTTCCTGAATGTCCGCCTGCCAGCCGCGCAACGATTGGGCGGGCAGATCTGGCAAAAGGGATAGCAAACAAAAGGAGGCAATCAATAGACGGAGCATCCTTAGCCAACGTGCCGTCATCAGCACCTCTTGCGGGCCTTCACCTCACGCGAAGATCTCTCCCACTTCGACGCTGAATTCCGCAAATACCGTGCTCTGCACATGCCCGCTTTCCACAATGGCCAGCAACCTCTCATAACCGCTGCCCGATGGCTGGGTGTAAAGTGTAATGCTCTTGTTCTCCGGCTCCACCAGCCAGTACTCCTTCACCCCGGCCTCCGCATAAATGCCTGCCTTGCTCCGGTCCCTCTGCTGGGTATTGATCGCCACTTCGATGATGAGTTCGGCGGTGGTGGGGTGGGAGAGGGCAAAATCTTCCTCATCTCCAGCAATAACCGCAATATCCGGTTCAGGTTCCGAGTGAGCACAGGTGATGGGCCCCTCCTGGGTTAGAAAATAGCTCGGAGGAATGCAGGCGCGAAGCGTGCGCAACAAACGTCGCAAGATGGTTTCATGCAGTGGTGACTTGGGCAGCTTTTTGAAAGGCAATCCTTGGAGCAGCTCCACATCTTCTCCGAACATGCCCCGCCTGGAGAACTCGTGAAAAAGCTCCACGCTGATTTGGAACACCGTTGCCCGGTTTTCTGGACTGTCCAGGATCGTCATCAGTAGTCCATTTTGTCCCGTCTCCTCCCCGCCTGCAATCTCAGGATTCACCTCTAAAAGACGCCCGTCATCCCCCCAGGCGCGTTCTTTTGGGGCTGTTCATCCGGGCAGAACCGATTTATCGAAGCCATACTTTCATGCCTGCGTATATCCATCACATCGTCACCCAGGTCCCGCAGCATGCCAGCGCTCAGACGGAAGTGCGGGACCGCATGAAGGAATGGGCACCTGAGACCAAGACGCGTCGCCTAATCCAGACCCTGTATAACCGCAGCGGCATCGAGACACGCCACAGCGTCTGCCCGGATTTCACCGCCGGCTCAGAGCCCCTCCTGTATTTCACTGATGAGCAGGGCCTGCT contains:
- a CDS encoding Uma2 family endonuclease, encoding MNPEIAGGEETGQNGLLMTILDSPENRATVFQISVELFHEFSRRGMFGEDVELLQGLPFKKLPKSPLHETILRRLLRTLRACIPPSYFLTQEGPITCAHSEPEPDIAVIAGDEEDFALSHPTTAELIIEVAINTQQRDRSKAGIYAEAGVKEYWLVEPENKSITLYTQPSGSGYERLLAIVESGHVQSTVFAEFSVEVGEIFA